The following proteins come from a genomic window of Denitromonas sp.:
- a CDS encoding M23 family metallopeptidase: MAFVILSAKALTQSKVRTVSGRTFLLGVSAAILLTLSGGIWLGMALVQPAAPVVVASVDTTAAQTEAPEDKFVIDRLGELTGRLFRLESDAKMLANRVGVLNAFEKRLKGDGPSGVAKPGPAGGPMIPPLGERIHHSQPFNVESAQTGLDLLEDELARLDEVLASIDERASQRKLSYMIFPSRPPVGVGHRSSAFGNRYDPFTGRRAFHSGQDFAAPTGTPIRASAGGKVIEAGYHREYGNKVEIDHGNGLVTRYAHASKLFVKEGDVVTPGQKIAAVGSTGRSTGPHLHFEILDNGEFVDPVDYLAGS; encoded by the coding sequence ATGGCCTTCGTCATTCTCTCCGCCAAGGCGCTGACCCAGTCCAAGGTCCGCACAGTTAGCGGGCGGACTTTCTTGCTGGGCGTCTCGGCTGCAATATTGCTTACGCTCTCGGGCGGTATCTGGCTCGGCATGGCGCTGGTGCAACCAGCGGCGCCGGTTGTCGTCGCGTCGGTGGACACCACCGCGGCCCAGACCGAAGCGCCCGAAGACAAATTCGTCATCGACCGCCTTGGCGAACTCACCGGCCGCCTGTTCCGGCTGGAGTCCGACGCCAAGATGCTGGCCAATCGCGTTGGCGTGCTGAACGCGTTCGAGAAGCGGCTCAAGGGGGACGGGCCCTCAGGCGTCGCCAAGCCGGGTCCTGCCGGTGGTCCGATGATTCCGCCCTTGGGCGAACGCATCCACCACAGCCAGCCCTTCAACGTCGAATCTGCCCAGACCGGCCTTGACCTGCTCGAAGACGAACTGGCCCGCCTCGACGAGGTGCTCGCCTCGATCGACGAACGCGCCTCGCAACGCAAGCTGTCGTACATGATCTTTCCGAGCCGCCCGCCGGTCGGTGTCGGTCACCGCAGCTCCGCCTTCGGCAACCGCTACGATCCGTTTACCGGCCGACGCGCCTTTCACAGCGGCCAGGATTTCGCCGCGCCGACCGGTACGCCGATTCGTGCCAGTGCCGGTGGCAAGGTCATTGAGGCGGGCTATCACCGCGAATATGGCAACAAGGTTGAAATCGATCACGGCAACGGCCTGGTGACACGCTACGCGCACGCCTCCAAGTTGTTCGTCAAGGAAGGTGATGTGGTGACCCCGGGGCAGAAGATCGCAGCAGTGGGTTCGACCGGGCGCTCGACGGGCCCGCACCTGCACTTTGAAATCCTGGACAACGGCGAATTTGTGGACCCGGTGGATTACCTCGCCGGTTCCTGA
- a CDS encoding glycosyltransferase family 39 protein has translation MNTAQSFRLLLLVAVVLTGYRAWVIGHLGIDPYVDEAYYWGWSQALDWGYYSKPPLIAGMIAASEAMLGHTLLALKLPSLLCYPLTALVLHALGDRMFTARVGFWSALAFLTLPLVSTLGLFVSTDAPLLLFWALGIYGLVAARDTHAWRHWLLVGLAFGLGMMSKYTMIAFAGSALLVLLAEPGGRRQLLSLKPWTALVIGVLIFSPNLWWNVANDFPTFRHTAEITRLESRGWAPGEFVEFIGAQWLSFGPLLTLGLLWAFIRTRRLWREDRYRRLLLFVLPLLLLVSFQALTGRANGNWAAPIFVAGCVLVIAFLAESGRWRFAISAVLLNLALGLTVYHWPDIARIGGIELTAKNDPYKRARGWSALADELKPVLAAHPDAVVVAKDRELLAQIIYRLQPRDYASWNPDGGVADHYQLTTDLNRYRDRPVLLVSRSGLIDDVAGRFDSSLALGEIAVPIHRNFERRVSVFLLTGFRGYPE, from the coding sequence ATGAACACGGCACAGTCCTTCCGCCTGCTGTTGCTGGTCGCCGTGGTGCTGACCGGCTATCGCGCCTGGGTGATCGGCCACCTGGGCATCGACCCCTATGTGGACGAGGCCTATTACTGGGGCTGGTCGCAAGCACTCGACTGGGGCTACTACTCCAAGCCGCCGCTGATCGCCGGCATGATCGCCGCGTCGGAGGCCATGCTCGGCCACACCCTGCTCGCGCTCAAGCTACCCTCGCTGCTGTGCTATCCGCTGACCGCGCTGGTTCTCCATGCACTGGGCGACCGGATGTTCACCGCGCGGGTCGGCTTCTGGTCGGCGCTGGCCTTCCTGACCCTGCCGCTGGTGTCGACGCTCGGGCTCTTCGTCTCCACCGACGCCCCCTTGCTGCTGTTCTGGGCGCTGGGCATCTACGGCCTTGTCGCTGCGCGCGACACGCATGCGTGGCGGCACTGGCTGCTGGTGGGCCTGGCCTTCGGGCTGGGCATGATGTCCAAGTACACCATGATCGCCTTTGCCGGGTCGGCGTTGCTGGTGTTGCTGGCCGAGCCCGGGGGGCGTCGCCAGTTGCTGAGCCTCAAGCCCTGGACCGCGTTGGTCATCGGTGTGCTGATCTTCAGCCCCAACCTGTGGTGGAACGTGGCCAACGACTTCCCCACCTTCCGCCACACCGCCGAGATCACCCGGCTGGAGTCACGCGGCTGGGCGCCCGGGGAGTTTGTCGAGTTCATCGGCGCACAGTGGCTGTCCTTTGGCCCCCTGCTGACCCTCGGACTGCTGTGGGCGTTCATCCGCACCCGCCGCCTGTGGCGCGAAGATCGCTACCGCCGCCTCCTGCTGTTCGTGCTGCCCCTGCTGCTGCTGGTGTCCTTCCAGGCGCTGACCGGGCGAGCCAACGGCAACTGGGCCGCGCCGATCTTTGTCGCCGGCTGCGTGCTGGTGATCGCCTTTCTGGCCGAATCGGGGCGCTGGCGCTTTGCCATCAGCGCCGTGCTGCTCAACCTGGCACTCGGCCTGACGGTCTATCACTGGCCGGATATCGCACGCATTGGCGGCATCGAGCTCACCGCCAAGAACGACCCGTACAAACGGGCGCGTGGCTGGTCGGCACTGGCCGACGAACTGAAGCCGGTGCTCGCCGCCCATCCGGACGCTGTCGTGGTGGCAAAGGACCGTGAGCTGCTCGCTCAGATCATCTATCGGCTCCAGCCCAGGGACTATGCCAGCTGGAACCCTGACGGGGGCGTGGCCGACCATTACCAGCTCACCACGGACCTGAACCGCTATCGCGACCGGCCGGTGCTGCTGGTGTCGCGCAGCGGGCTCATCGACGACGTGGCCGGCCGCTTCGACAGCTCGCTCGCACTCGGCGAGATTGCCGTGCCGATCCACCGCAACTTCGAGCGCCGCGTGAGCGTGTTTCTGCTGACCGGCTTCCGGGGCTATCCGGAATGA
- a CDS encoding ABC transporter substrate-binding protein, with protein MTGTKRIFRAALVGLALSAAALPSLAADIVIGQVAPFTGTLAPTGKGVNLGIQAYFGRVNATGGIRGNKLKLVSRDDGYKVPETLKQTAELIDKEQPVALVGLVGTGNVAAVLKEGLLEKAGIPLVGVRSGAMVLRDPVPTHIFHTRASYAAEVNTIVRQMQSMGLKRIAVLYQDDPFGEDGLNAARKALAESGMELVAAGGYKKGTTEVDEAVKAIHAADPNGIIMVSNTAASAAFAKGIRDAGSFALMIAVSVTAGPQVAEKIGNTAAHGLGIVQVVPKPESQAIAISRDLNEDLKRIGATEAPDHTILEGYLMAKVLVEGIRRAGEPTRPRILAALNGLGTYDAGGVTLRYSDANHDGSEYTDISILDRNGRLLR; from the coding sequence ATGACAGGAACAAAACGCATCTTTCGCGCCGCGCTCGTTGGCCTGGCGCTGTCGGCGGCCGCACTGCCCAGCCTCGCGGCCGACATTGTCATTGGCCAGGTGGCCCCCTTCACCGGGACGCTGGCCCCCACCGGAAAAGGCGTGAACCTCGGCATCCAGGCCTATTTCGGGCGCGTCAACGCCACAGGCGGCATTCGCGGCAACAAGCTCAAGCTGGTATCGCGCGACGACGGCTACAAGGTGCCCGAAACCCTCAAGCAGACCGCCGAGCTGATCGACAAGGAACAACCGGTGGCGCTGGTCGGCCTGGTTGGCACCGGCAATGTGGCTGCGGTGCTCAAGGAAGGCTTGCTCGAAAAGGCCGGGATCCCGCTCGTCGGTGTCCGCTCGGGCGCCATGGTGTTGCGCGATCCGGTACCGACTCACATCTTCCACACCCGCGCCAGCTATGCCGCCGAGGTCAATACCATCGTGCGCCAGATGCAGAGCATGGGGCTCAAGCGCATCGCGGTGCTGTACCAGGACGACCCATTCGGCGAAGACGGCCTGAATGCCGCCAGGAAGGCCCTCGCCGAATCGGGCATGGAACTGGTCGCCGCCGGTGGCTACAAGAAAGGGACGACCGAGGTGGACGAAGCGGTCAAGGCGATCCATGCCGCCGACCCCAACGGCATCATCATGGTCTCCAACACGGCAGCCAGCGCCGCCTTTGCCAAAGGCATTCGTGACGCCGGCAGCTTTGCGCTGATGATCGCCGTGTCGGTCACGGCAGGACCGCAGGTAGCTGAAAAGATCGGCAATACGGCGGCTCACGGCCTGGGTATTGTCCAGGTGGTTCCCAAGCCCGAATCCCAGGCGATCGCCATCAGCCGTGATCTGAACGAAGACCTCAAGCGCATCGGCGCGACCGAAGCGCCCGACCACACGATCCTCGAGGGCTACCTGATGGCCAAGGTGCTGGTCGAAGGCATTCGCCGCGCCGGCGAACCGACCCGGCCGCGCATCCTTGCCGCGCTCAACGGCCTGGGCACCTACGATGCCGGCGGCGTCACCCTCCGCTACTCCGACGCCAACCACGACGGCTCGGAATACACCGACATCTCGATTCTCGACCGCAACGGCCGCCTGCTGCGCTGA
- a CDS encoding DUF2863 family protein, with translation MKRPRIKRRTGLGPDAERLVWLASGLAESGSRAEDRFWEIHLTELIDQLLDDGDEDTINTALDQLYSSSLTAYDELADFVESRAENAGRKLADQDVLLVAAPLLSWSRYRIPALAISDAVLANLRVHLQAHVLADDVKLSVANYLFSPDQLPVGYCNTARFAEEIGRAAQADQDLNIDAGSMAETTQFLSDTRYLLFAIAVPRGTPMFRWQESGGDREHALTQWRSQGGASLVPLLPGCAVEVVLPDAYFAASRRADRESRAYAVRASVAFLGTTLEAPASQLRAIIAPFHDTQLEEFRIGLTVKDSDQVVHGIVWPLLGAEDDGADVLAQIEATLRECGVTDILSLDHRFPMEYCDDCGAPLYPSPEGEAVHAELPDASADPVPRHLH, from the coding sequence ATGAAACGTCCCCGCATCAAACGCCGCACCGGCCTCGGGCCGGATGCCGAGCGCCTTGTCTGGCTGGCCAGCGGCCTGGCCGAGTCCGGTAGCCGCGCCGAAGACCGATTCTGGGAAATCCACCTCACCGAACTGATCGACCAGCTGCTCGACGACGGTGACGAAGACACCATCAACACCGCGCTCGACCAGCTCTACTCGAGCAGCCTGACGGCCTACGACGAACTCGCCGACTTTGTCGAATCGCGTGCCGAAAACGCCGGGCGCAAGCTCGCCGACCAGGACGTGCTGCTGGTTGCCGCGCCGCTGCTGTCGTGGTCGCGCTACCGCATCCCGGCGCTGGCCATCTCCGATGCCGTGCTGGCCAACCTGCGGGTGCACCTGCAGGCCCATGTGCTGGCCGATGATGTGAAGCTGTCGGTTGCCAACTACCTGTTCAGCCCTGATCAGCTGCCTGTCGGTTACTGCAACACGGCGCGCTTTGCCGAGGAAATCGGCCGCGCCGCACAAGCCGACCAGGATCTCAACATCGACGCCGGCTCAATGGCCGAGACCACCCAGTTCCTGTCCGATACGCGCTATCTGCTGTTCGCGATCGCCGTCCCGCGCGGCACGCCGATGTTCCGCTGGCAGGAGTCCGGCGGCGACCGCGAACACGCGCTGACGCAATGGCGCAGCCAGGGTGGCGCCAGCCTGGTGCCGCTGCTACCCGGCTGCGCGGTGGAAGTGGTGTTGCCCGATGCCTATTTTGCCGCCTCGCGCCGGGCCGACCGCGAGAGCCGCGCCTATGCCGTGCGCGCCTCGGTGGCCTTCCTGGGCACCACGCTCGAAGCGCCGGCCAGCCAGTTGCGCGCGATCATCGCCCCCTTCCACGACACCCAGCTCGAGGAATTCCGCATCGGCCTGACCGTCAAGGACAGTGACCAGGTTGTGCACGGCATCGTGTGGCCGCTGCTTGGCGCCGAAGACGACGGTGCCGACGTGCTGGCGCAGATCGAAGCCACCTTGCGTGAGTGCGGCGTGACCGACATCCTGTCGCTCGATCACCGCTTCCCGATGGAATACTGCGACGACTGCGGCGCCCCGCTCTACCCCTCCCCCGAGGGCGAAGCGGTGCACGCCGAGCTGCCCGACGCCTCTGCCGACCCGGTTCCCCGCCACCTTCACTGA
- a CDS encoding alpha/beta fold hydrolase: MDVLKSLGGLLNRPPTGMRERSVQCASAHGLHRMAYTEWGDPANPRVLVCVHGLTRNGRDFDFLAAALANDYRVVCPDVVGRGRSDWLKIKAGYGFPQYVADMVTLIARLDVPTVHWVGTSMGGLIGMILAALPGSPITRMVLNDVGPKITVESIHRIAEYVGTAPVFANLDVAERYIREVSAPFGPLTDAQWRHLTEHAVSAVDGGVAMVYDPGIAETFRESPLESDVDLWDVYDAIRCPTLVIRGADSDLLLHETALEMSQRGPKATLVEFEGIGHAPMLLDAAQIEVVSRFLLDDTRA, translated from the coding sequence ATGGACGTGTTGAAATCCCTTGGCGGATTGTTGAATCGCCCACCGACCGGCATGCGCGAGCGTAGCGTGCAGTGTGCAAGCGCGCACGGCCTGCACCGGATGGCCTATACCGAATGGGGCGATCCGGCCAACCCCAGGGTGCTGGTCTGCGTGCACGGGTTGACCCGCAACGGGCGGGATTTCGATTTCCTGGCCGCTGCGCTGGCCAACGACTACCGGGTGGTGTGTCCGGATGTGGTCGGGCGCGGGCGCAGCGACTGGCTGAAGATCAAGGCCGGCTATGGATTCCCGCAATACGTGGCGGACATGGTGACGCTGATCGCCCGGCTGGATGTGCCGACGGTGCATTGGGTGGGCACCTCGATGGGCGGGCTGATCGGGATGATCCTGGCCGCACTGCCGGGTTCGCCAATCACCCGGATGGTATTGAACGATGTCGGCCCGAAGATCACCGTCGAGTCGATTCACCGCATTGCCGAATATGTCGGTACCGCGCCGGTGTTTGCCAATCTGGATGTCGCCGAGCGTTACATCCGCGAAGTCAGCGCGCCGTTCGGTCCGCTGACCGATGCACAGTGGCGGCATCTGACGGAGCATGCGGTCTCGGCGGTGGACGGTGGCGTCGCCATGGTGTACGACCCGGGCATTGCCGAGACTTTCCGCGAATCGCCGCTGGAGAGCGATGTTGACCTGTGGGACGTCTACGACGCCATCCGCTGTCCGACGCTGGTCATCCGCGGCGCGGACTCCGACCTGCTGCTGCACGAGACGGCGCTGGAAATGAGCCAGCGCGGGCCGAAGGCGACCCTGGTGGAATTCGAAGGCATCGGCCATGCGCCCATGCTGCTCGACGCGGCGCAGATCGAGGTGGTGAGCCGTTTCCTGCTGGACGACACCAGGGCGTGA
- a CDS encoding SPFH domain-containing protein, with translation MSDVLIVMVAVLIFVIITIAKGVRIVPQGEEWIVERLGKYHGTIIPGLNIIIPYLDNVAYKLVTKDLILDVQEQEVITRDNAVILTNAVAFVKVTDPVKAVYGVTDFGEAIRNLIMTTLRSILGEMDLDEALSSRDKIKARLRESIADEAVDWGLTVKSVEIQDINPSQSMQKAMEMQAAAERERKAMVTRAEGEKQSAVLEAEARLEAAKRDASAQVMLAEASAEAIRRVANAVGENPVPLQFVLGEKYVAAMRELSQSDNAKTILLPADIQEAVKGLFGKAVR, from the coding sequence ATGTCCGACGTCTTGATCGTCATGGTCGCGGTGCTGATCTTCGTGATCATCACCATCGCCAAGGGAGTGCGGATCGTTCCGCAAGGGGAGGAGTGGATCGTCGAGCGCCTCGGCAAGTACCACGGCACGATCATCCCCGGTCTCAACATCATCATTCCCTACCTCGACAATGTTGCCTACAAGCTGGTGACCAAGGACTTGATCCTCGATGTGCAGGAGCAGGAGGTCATCACCCGCGACAATGCGGTGATCCTGACCAACGCGGTGGCCTTCGTGAAGGTGACCGACCCGGTCAAGGCGGTGTACGGCGTGACCGATTTCGGCGAAGCCATCCGCAACCTGATCATGACCACGCTGCGCTCGATCCTCGGCGAAATGGACCTCGACGAGGCGCTGTCGTCGCGCGACAAGATCAAGGCCCGCCTGCGTGAGAGCATTGCCGACGAAGCCGTTGACTGGGGCCTGACCGTCAAATCGGTCGAGATCCAGGACATCAACCCCTCGCAGTCGATGCAGAAGGCCATGGAAATGCAGGCCGCTGCCGAGCGCGAGCGCAAGGCCATGGTGACCCGCGCCGAAGGCGAAAAGCAGTCGGCCGTGCTCGAGGCCGAAGCGCGCCTCGAGGCCGCCAAACGCGACGCCAGCGCCCAGGTGATGCTGGCCGAAGCCTCGGCAGAGGCCATCCGCCGGGTGGCCAACGCGGTTGGCGAAAACCCGGTACCGCTGCAGTTCGTGCTGGGCGAAAAATACGTGGCCGCAATGCGCGAGCTGAGCCAGTCCGACAACGCCAAGACGATCCTCTTGCCCGCGGATATCCAGGAGGCCGTCAAAGGCCTGTTTGGCAAGGCCGTACGCTGA
- a CDS encoding pyruvate, water dikinase regulatory protein, with protein sequence MTDISTRTVFFISDGTGITAETLGHSLLAQFPDMRFKQVRVPFVDSIEKARDCATRIREAGRGDGARPIVFNSLVEPELVAGLRNADALFLDLFERFIEPLEQELGQRSTHTVGRFHGIADSLDYKNRIEAINFALAHDDGVSHAELDIADVILVGVSRSGKTPTSLYLAMQFGVKAANYPLIPEDFERNKLPTELHKYRRKLFGLTISAERLSQIRQERRPDSVYASLENCHFEIDAAKRLMERERIPWLDSTARSIEEIATKIMQDVHLNKRGY encoded by the coding sequence ATGACTGATATCTCAACGCGCACCGTATTTTTTATCTCCGACGGCACCGGCATCACGGCCGAGACGCTCGGCCACAGCCTGCTGGCACAGTTCCCGGACATGCGATTCAAGCAGGTTCGCGTCCCCTTTGTCGATTCCATCGAGAAGGCACGCGATTGTGCCACCCGCATCCGCGAGGCCGGCCGCGGCGACGGCGCACGGCCGATCGTCTTCAATTCGCTGGTCGAGCCCGAACTCGTGGCCGGCCTGCGCAATGCCGACGCGCTCTTTCTCGACCTGTTCGAGCGCTTCATCGAACCGCTCGAGCAGGAACTCGGCCAGCGCTCCACCCACACCGTGGGCCGCTTCCATGGCATTGCCGACAGCCTCGACTACAAGAACCGCATCGAGGCCATCAACTTCGCCCTGGCGCATGACGATGGCGTCTCCCACGCCGAGCTCGATATTGCCGACGTGATCCTCGTCGGCGTGTCGCGCTCGGGCAAGACGCCAACCAGCCTCTACCTGGCCATGCAGTTCGGCGTCAAGGCGGCCAACTACCCGTTGATCCCCGAAGACTTCGAGCGCAACAAGCTGCCGACCGAACTGCACAAGTACCGCCGCAAGCTGTTCGGGCTGACCATCAGCGCCGAGCGCCTGTCGCAGATCCGCCAGGAACGCCGGCCCGACAGCGTGTATGCCTCGCTCGAGAACTGCCATTTCGAGATCGACGCGGCCAAGCGGCTGATGGAACGCGAGCGCATCCCCTGGCTGGACTCCACCGCCCGCTCGATCGAGGAAATCGCCACCAAGATCATGCAGGACGTCCATCTGAACAAACGGGGCTACTGA
- the ppsA gene encoding phosphoenolpyruvate synthase, protein MSRYVIPFEELRMSDVDQVGGKNASLGEMISQLPASVRVPGGFATTADAYREFLAHQGLADRINAALDALDVDDVDALVKTGAQIRQWIIELPFPAKLEEDIKTAYTKITSEGEGSFAVRSSATAEDLPDASFAGQQETFLNIHGYENILHAIKEVFASLYNDRAIAYRVHKGFAHADVALSAGVQRMVRSDTGASGVMFSLDTESGFKDVVFITASYGLGETVVQGAVNPDEFYVHKPTLAQGRPAVVRRNLGSKLIKMVFTDKSVAGKSVQTLDVAEADRNRFSLTDDDVLELARYAVIIEQHYGRPMDIEWGKDGEDGKLYILQARPETVKSQQSGHVLEKYRLKQYGKSLTHGRAIGQRIGVGPVRIIQDAAEMNRVQPGDVLVTDMTDPNWEPVMKRASAIVTNRGGRTCHAAIIARELGIPAIVGCGNATELLHEGDSVTVSCAEGDTGYVYRGKLDFEVITTDTGNLPEIPVKVMMNVGNPELAFEFAQIPNEGVGLARLEFVINNMIGIHPKAILELDQVPSSLRQEILRRSRGYETPREFFVEKLVEGVATIAAAFYPKPVIVRLSDFKSNEYRKLLGGEIYEPEEENPMLGFRGASRYIAHSFRDCFELECIAMKRVRDVLGLTNVQLMVPFVRNVEEARGVADLLAEHGLARGVNGLKLIMMCEIPSNALLAEQFLEVFDGFSIGSNDLTQLTLGLDRDSGLVAHAFDERDPAVKQLLSMAIQTANRLGKYVGICGQGPSDHADFAEWLMDEGIQTISLNPDTVVDTWLKLAAHRQR, encoded by the coding sequence ATGAGCCGTTACGTAATCCCGTTTGAAGAGCTGCGTATGTCGGACGTCGACCAGGTCGGCGGCAAGAACGCCTCACTCGGTGAGATGATCAGCCAGTTGCCTGCCAGTGTACGTGTTCCTGGCGGGTTCGCAACGACGGCAGATGCCTATCGTGAATTCCTCGCCCATCAGGGCCTGGCCGACCGGATCAATGCCGCCCTCGATGCCCTCGACGTCGACGACGTCGACGCGCTGGTCAAGACCGGTGCGCAGATCCGCCAGTGGATTATCGAGCTGCCGTTCCCGGCCAAGCTCGAAGAAGACATCAAGACGGCCTACACCAAGATTACCTCCGAGGGCGAGGGCAGCTTCGCCGTGCGCTCCTCGGCCACGGCCGAAGACCTGCCGGACGCCTCCTTCGCCGGCCAGCAGGAAACCTTCCTGAACATTCACGGCTACGAAAACATCCTGCACGCCATCAAGGAAGTGTTTGCGTCGCTCTACAACGACCGCGCCATTGCCTACCGTGTGCACAAGGGCTTTGCCCACGCCGATGTTGCCCTGTCGGCCGGCGTGCAGCGCATGGTGCGCTCCGATACCGGCGCCTCGGGCGTGATGTTCTCGCTCGATACCGAGTCCGGCTTCAAGGATGTGGTGTTCATCACCGCCTCCTACGGTCTCGGCGAGACCGTGGTGCAAGGCGCGGTGAACCCGGACGAGTTCTATGTCCACAAGCCCACGCTGGCCCAGGGTCGTCCGGCCGTCGTGCGCCGCAACCTCGGCTCCAAGCTGATCAAGATGGTGTTTACCGACAAGTCCGTCGCCGGCAAGTCGGTGCAGACCCTCGACGTGGCCGAAGCCGATCGCAACCGTTTCTCGCTGACCGATGACGACGTGCTCGAACTGGCCCGCTACGCGGTGATCATCGAGCAGCACTACGGCCGCCCGATGGATATCGAGTGGGGCAAGGACGGCGAAGACGGCAAGCTCTACATTCTCCAGGCCCGCCCGGAGACGGTGAAGAGCCAGCAGTCCGGCCATGTGCTCGAAAAATACCGCCTCAAGCAGTACGGCAAATCGCTGACGCACGGCCGTGCCATCGGCCAGCGCATTGGCGTAGGACCGGTGCGCATCATCCAGGACGCCGCCGAGATGAACCGCGTGCAGCCTGGCGACGTGCTGGTCACCGACATGACCGACCCCAACTGGGAACCGGTCATGAAGCGCGCCAGCGCCATCGTCACCAACCGTGGCGGCCGCACCTGCCATGCCGCCATCATCGCGCGCGAGTTGGGCATCCCGGCCATCGTCGGCTGCGGCAACGCCACCGAACTGCTGCATGAAGGCGACTCGGTGACCGTCTCCTGCGCTGAAGGCGACACCGGCTATGTGTATCGTGGCAAGCTCGACTTCGAAGTCATCACCACCGACACCGGCAACCTGCCCGAGATTCCCGTCAAGGTCATGATGAACGTCGGCAATCCGGAGCTGGCCTTCGAATTCGCCCAGATCCCGAACGAGGGCGTTGGCCTGGCCCGCCTCGAGTTCGTCATCAACAACATGATCGGCATCCACCCCAAGGCGATTCTCGAGCTCGATCAGGTGCCCAGCAGCCTGCGCCAGGAAATCCTGCGCCGCTCCCGCGGTTACGAAACCCCGCGCGAGTTCTTCGTCGAGAAGCTGGTCGAGGGCGTGGCCACCATCGCCGCCGCCTTCTACCCGAAGCCCGTCATCGTGCGCCTGTCCGACTTCAAGTCGAACGAGTACCGCAAGCTGCTCGGTGGCGAAATCTACGAGCCCGAGGAAGAAAACCCGATGCTGGGCTTCCGGGGCGCATCGCGCTACATCGCCCACAGCTTCCGTGATTGCTTCGAGCTCGAATGCATCGCCATGAAGCGCGTGCGTGACGTGCTTGGCCTGACCAACGTGCAGCTGATGGTGCCCTTCGTGCGCAATGTCGAAGAAGCCCGCGGCGTGGCCGACCTGCTGGCCGAACACGGTCTGGCGCGTGGCGTGAATGGCCTCAAGCTGATCATGATGTGCGAGATTCCCTCCAACGCGCTGCTGGCCGAGCAGTTCCTCGAGGTGTTCGATGGTTTCTCGATCGGCTCCAACGACCTGACCCAGCTCACGCTCGGTCTCGATCGTGACTCCGGTCTGGTGGCGCATGCCTTCGACGAGCGCGATCCGGCGGTCAAGCAGCTGCTGTCCATGGCCATCCAGACCGCCAACCGGTTAGGCAAGTACGTCGGCATCTGCGGCCAGGGCCCGTCCGATCACGCCGACTTCGCCGAATGGCTGATGGATGAGGGCATCCAGACCATCTCGCTGAATCCGGACACGGTCGTCGATACCTGGCTGAAACTGGCGGCGCACCGCCAGCGCTGA
- a CDS encoding NfeD family protein, with the protein MEFAPAWWHWLVVGIVLMLAELAIPAFFVIWFGLGAVLVGLLLLAVPALSLTTQIVMWTLASVALTVAWFRVFRTDQHKTRVGQAGSGAVGEIGLLTSAVAPYQPGQVRFQKPVLGAEQWECRADDAIASGERVRVVSVEGNYVMVTKNH; encoded by the coding sequence ATGGAATTTGCCCCTGCCTGGTGGCACTGGCTGGTGGTGGGCATCGTTCTGATGCTCGCCGAACTGGCCATTCCGGCCTTTTTCGTCATCTGGTTCGGCCTCGGTGCGGTCCTCGTCGGTCTGCTGTTGCTGGCAGTCCCGGCCTTGTCGCTCACCACCCAGATCGTGATGTGGACGCTGGCATCGGTCGCATTGACCGTGGCCTGGTTCCGTGTTTTCCGTACCGACCAGCACAAGACGCGGGTCGGCCAGGCCGGCAGCGGCGCGGTTGGCGAGATCGGCTTGCTGACGAGCGCAGTCGCACCGTATCAGCCGGGCCAGGTCCGTTTCCAGAAGCCAGTGCTCGGCGCCGAGCAGTGGGAGTGTCGCGCCGACGATGCCATTGCCTCGGGCGAGCGGGTCCGCGTTGTCTCGGTCGAAGGCAACTACGTCATGGTCACCAAAAACCACTAA
- a CDS encoding polymer-forming cytoskeletal protein: MFGKKKDNPKSIEINKLSSLIADNVEIVGDVIFSGGLRVDGRIEGNVINKGDELGLLVLSERGCIEGSVRTHDAVINGTIVGDLSVSHFLELQPKARVTGNISYSQLQMDCGASVEGKLVKLEDAAAGSTKVVKLGGNPPPAAAAASGKD, encoded by the coding sequence ATGTTTGGCAAAAAGAAAGACAACCCGAAGTCCATCGAAATCAACAAGCTGTCGAGTCTGATTGCTGACAATGTGGAAATCGTCGGGGATGTGATCTTCTCCGGCGGTCTTCGCGTCGACGGTCGCATCGAGGGCAATGTCATCAACAAGGGTGATGAACTCGGCTTGCTGGTGCTGAGTGAGCGCGGTTGCATCGAGGGCAGCGTGCGGACCCACGATGCCGTCATCAATGGCACCATCGTCGGAGACCTGTCGGTGTCGCATTTTCTCGAACTGCAGCCCAAGGCGCGGGTGACCGGCAACATCAGCTACAGCCAGCTGCAGATGGACTGCGGCGCGTCGGTCGAAGGCAAGCTGGTAAAACTCGAAGATGCCGCCGCGGGCAGCACCAAGGTCGTCAAGCTGGGTGGCAACCCGCCGCCGGCCGCCGCTGCCGCCAGCGGCAAAGACTGA